Within Homo sapiens chromosome 2, GRCh38.p14 Primary Assembly, the genomic segment TGGGTTATTAAGTTATAAAGTAGATTGATCTTACTTTTATCAGACCCTGAATCTGGTCCATCATCCAAAACCTGTGCACTTCCCTTCATTTAGTACTTCCTCATTTATAGTTTTTTCCCCCTCTTAACCATTTCATCTTAAGATTTGCTGCTATTACATGTGGCTTTAAAGAGAAAAGGCATTACCTGTGTGGTTTATACAAAGTTCATGGCTatattgggggtggggtggggcaatTAATAAATCCCCATCTAGGTGATTCTATTAGGTCAGTGTTTGGTCCTAGAATCACTGAAGGTTCGTATCCCAGCTTCGCTTACAAGcagtgtgaccttgagtaagtgaggacttttttttttttttaagatggagtcttaccctgtcacccaggctggagtgcaatggcgtgatctcggctcactgcaacctccgcctcctgggttcaactgattctcctgcctcagcctctcaagtagctgggattacaggcacctgccaccattcccagcttgtttttgtattttcagtagagacggggttcaccatgttggccaggctggacttgaactcctgacctcatgatctgcctgccttggcctcccaaagtgaggacTTCTTTTATGCCAATGAGGATAACagtatccacttttttttttttttttttttgagatagagtctcactacgtcttgcccaggctgacagtggtgccatctcagctcactgcagcctctacctcccgggttcaagtgattctcctgtctcagcctcctgagtagctgggactacaggtgtgtgccaccacacccagctaattttatatttttagtagagacggggtttcaccatgttggccaggctggtctcgaactcttgacctcaggtgatccacctgccttggcctcccaaagtgctaagattacaggtgagagctgctgtgcctggccaggagttAACAGTATCCACTTCTTGAAGTcaggattaaatgtgataaagTCTGCAAAGCACTTAGCATTGTACCTGGCACTATTATCAATAATTATGCAAATGAAGTATCATCAGAATGCGATACTCATATTATTTCAAAGATCAGCATAGTCTTCAGCCCTAAGAACCGGGATTTCGGAATGTCCATGAGAATCACTAGGCATGAATAACAACCTAAGGAAAGGATTAAAAGGGTTGCAGAAATGGAAAGACAAGTACAacatggagaaaagagagaaggaaagagaacgCAAAGAGGCACAGACAGACTTTGTCACCCCAAAACAGTAATTGAACAATGCACTGTCCATGTTATGAGCAACAGTCTCTGCCATCAAGGGACACGTCGTTTGAGTGAGACAGTCAAATGAATAGAGTGAGATGGTTATGACAGAGAGGTTACAGGTAATTGTGAGCACCGAAGAGCAGCCAACTCAACTAAGAGTGGGGTTTAGAGTTGCAGAGTAACAAGTAACAGAATGAAGTCTTGAAGAATATCTGAGAGTTAGAACGGTACAGAGTGTACAAAACCACGGAGGTAAGAGCATGGACGCAGGGACTAAAATTCTGTATGGCCGAAGGTGGAGTGTAGGGTTAAAGCATGACatctatttgttatttaaaatgttttagatatTTGTTGAGGACCATCTACAGGTAAAGCAGTTTTAGGAATGGAGGATTTTGTAGAAAGACACCCAAAGTCCGTCTTCTCAGAATGTTCTGTTCTACAGAGGATATATGATAAACAAGTACAAAACGAAGGACACGAATGATGGACGGAAGTTCTGTGATAGAAATACAACCATGCGCAAAGTGATAGAGGAGGGGTGGGCAGGAAACCCAATTTAGATGAGGTGGTCACTTAGACTTCTTTGGGAAGGTGGTATTTCAGCTGAGTCAGAAGGGTGGATGGAGCAAGCAATGCACAGATGGCCAGGCTGGCAGGTAGAGCATTTAAAATGGTTCAAAGGTCCTCAGGCCGGGGGTAATGGGGTAAAGCAGAGACTAGGTAACATTTACTTCATGAATCTTTTGGTGTGGGTGCTGAGGAGCATGAATAAGGTGAAAGACTCCTCCTAAGGAGATACATTAAAGGTGACATATTTGCCTAGAGTAGCCTTCAACTTTGCAGACCAACAGTAGTGGGAGTCCAGACATACTGTTCTGCATGTTAGCCAGAACCTTTTGCTATGTTCTGAATTTGGCCTAAAATGAAGGATTCAAATATCATCTCAAACAACTTTTCCTCCTACAGACTAAGGTGAAGATTCAAGAGCTCACGGCCTCAGAGGGCAAAGCATAGTTAAGAAAATCTAGGTGATAACCGGCAGTTAACAGTGGCCCATACCAGTGACTTGCGCTCACGGAAGAGTTCTGAAGGCCTGGAATGCGTTTGAAGATGAGTTCATGAGCAGACAGAAAGGATTCCACTAACAGCCGAGAAACACAAAGGTCATGTGTTTTTAGGGACCTCCAAGTGGTCGGTAAGGTTGGGGTCAGCATTAGTTTCTttgcctgtaaaatgggggcaatAAGAATTCCTCGTCCCTTAACTATTCTCAACAGCAAGAAACCTTAAAGgtagagaagaaaagataaatctgTTTTCACAGAAAGTCCTTGTTAGTCACGAAGGATTGCAGGATCGCTGCAGGGCACACTCATATGTGCAGAACCAGTCTCCAAATGGGCGGAGCAAGGTGCAGCTCCACCTGCTTCACCACTAGGTGCAGAAGAATGTCCACGGCAGGGGGTTCTCAACTTGTGACCTTGGGTCTGCGGGGGTCTAGATGGACTTCAGCTGGCGCCGTGTCGCATGTGAGTTTCCTGGGCTGTAGTAACCCCAAAAGGGCCGCGTCGTCTACAGAAGTGCCACTACTTGGAATTCTTGTCCATGGCCACGTTCTCACTGCTGGGAGAAACAACAGGGTCAGGTCTAACACTCCTTTCTCGGATGCATGGGCGAACAGAAATATCCCTGGGCTTCACCTAGCCGTGGCCTAAGTACACTTCCCCAGGGTAAGGAGTCACCATACTGATATTCCCGCGGCTAATGGTACTTCACAGAGCGAAGTGCCGGAGCCCGTCGCCGGCGATTGCGCATTCCGTCGCGGAGAGCATTATGGGATTGGTAGTCCAGACTGAGGCGCAGATAGGGGTTCCTCGAAGCCAcagaactacatttcccagcaagACCCGCGCAGCAGGGCACGCAGACTGTGTGCGTAAGCGACCAGATTTCCGGGGGAGCCGGGGGCGGGACTTCAGCGGAGGCCGGAGCGAGGCGTCGGGATGCAGCGCCCCGGGCCCTTCAGCACCCTCTACGGGCGGGTCTTGGCCCCGCTGCCCGGGAGGGCCGGGGGCGCGGCCTCCGGCGGAGGAGGGAACAGCTGGGACCTCCCGGGTTCCCACGTGCGGCTGCCGGGGCGTGCACAGTCTGGGACCCGTGGCGGTGCTGGCAACACAAGCACCAGCTGCGGGGACTCCAACAGCATCTGCCCGGCCCCCTCCACGATGTCCAAGGCCGAGGAGGCCAAGAAGCTGGCGGGCCGCGCGGCTGTGGAGAACCACGTGAGGGTGAGCACTTCGAAACGTGGGGCGCGGGGCGCATGTCCTTGGCGTGATGGGCTACTGTTGCGCGTTGTGGGTGCTGCCGGGGCGCGCCTAGCTCCTGGCAGGGCGGGAGCTGAGTGAGAGGGTAGAGGGTGTGCACTTTACCCGAGTTTAGACCCCTCTTCCCTGCTCCTTAAAGACCTTTTAGATGTGGAATCGGTTGGGGGCGAATCTTCTAATACTTGAGCTTTCTAAAGACTCCTTGTCCAGCTGGAACAGTTTGCAAAGTGGAGCCTGGTGCTGTCTGATGTTTGGAATGGGGGCTAGAGGCACTTGCCTTGTGGCCTCCTTATCAATAAATGGAAAATGGTGGGCTTTGGGGCTGCGGagaggttttcatttctctttactGACCCGGAAGCCGGCGGAGAGTTGGTTTGCTAGTGCTTTGAAATTTCAGTCGAAGGAGGTTCTGGGCTTGGTGCGCGCCGGCCCCTGAGTGTACTCTTGGAGGGAAGGGAAGACCCGGGGCTTCaaacttccttctttccataGGGCTGGGTGGACTAAGTCTGGAGGATGctggtttattttttaaggcGGGTCTGCAGAGATGTTTAGCTGTTATTCAGTCAGGTCGTGGTCCCTACTTGTTTGTTAAGTGGCAGGTGTGGTGCTGTTAGTGGAGTTTTTTTAATCCAAGTGGTTTTGCTGTCACCAATCAAGTATCTTAATTATAATAAGGAAGCCAAGTGGAGTATGTCTGCCCTGTGGTGTAGTTTCCTTGGTCTTATTGGCTTTTTATCTCTCGTTTCTACTTATTAGAAAGTGGTATTAGAGTCTCTTTTCTTCTCCGATAATAGTTCTTTACATTTGTTAAtgctttacaaaattattttgcttaGATGATGTTGGATGAGCTTCACCACAGCCTGTTTGAGTGGGAGTGGACAATGTGGTAACCTGTGGCTCAGCCAGTTCTGTAGAAGGGATGTTCCAGTGTGACCTTCTACTCTTTCCACTGCTACCCTGTTCTGGTGTAGCTTGTTGTAAGTCTGATTGGCAATAGGATTTTCTATGGGGATTAACAGAGATAATGTAAAATGTGTTAATTTGACCCTACCTTTGGGATTCAGTGCCTCCGTTGTAAAATTGAGACAATAAgctgaaatttcaaaatatctgCATACAGTGAATAGCTAATAGATAAATGTAATCCACATGAGAATACAATTAGAAAAGCCCCATATCTAAGTTGTCCTGTTAATGAATTTACATTAATATTTGGTGGCGCATCTCCCTGACCTTTGTGTTATAGTCATgtatttgattaaataaaaatctgcAAGCCCTGACCTTAGGCTAGAGCCCCAAAACACTGGATTCTGACCACATCATTTCATGAAGTTAGGTAATTTTGGGGAGATCTACAGTGACCTTTTGGGGGCACCTGTTAAAATCATATATGCCCTTCAGGGTTTGGCTTAAAGGCCATTTCctcctttcagtttttccttagCATCCTAAGGAGAGGAAGATTTCTCTTCCGTGATTCTGTAGCACTTCATGCCTCTTATGTGCTTTATGTTGTATCTCATGTTTTGGTCATCTGTGTGTTCGTTTCTTCCAGCCCCTTAAAGGGTAAGCTCCTGGAGGGTAGTTAACCTTCATTTAGCATTGGTCACAGTGGGTCCTGCCCAGTACATGTTTGTTCAATTGTGTGCAGTGTGGACACAAATACGAAAGTGTTGGGGTTATTGGAGGTTCTTTGTGTAGAATCTCTGGGGAGTAGGGCTTCCTGTTCTCTAGTCCATTGGAGTTCCAATATGGTGACCACTTCCGTGTCTGAGTGGATGGAAAACATGGAGAGTTCTCAGGTGAATCCTTTGTATAGCCACCTTGGGCCCAGCTCTGTCTGTTTCTGTGGGTGTAGCCACCCAGGATGGGTCGACATGCAGAACTAGGCTCTTCTGAATGTCTGTAGCCTCATCCCTTTGTTCTCTTTGGAGCCTGGGCTTTGTTTTTTTACTAGCTTGGTTGAGGAAGCTGATGGGCAGTGGTTCTAGTTGGTTAGCAGAAGTAGTATTTCCAAAGTTACTCCATTCGACAAGCTGAGTGAAGTTCTGATGTTGCACATACATGTGGTTTAATATTGCCCATTAGAATGGGGCCACTCCTCTAGCAGGGCCTGCTTGGCAGTCTTCTGCTGTTGGGCCACCTCATAGGCAGCCTTTGGTCACCTCTGGTTGGCTTTGGCAAGGGCACTGATTTCCTGGGCCAGTCATTTGATTCCAAGGCAGCAGGGATCACATGGGTGAAGAGCTTTAGGTCTGGCAGGGCCTTGCAATTCCTGGTCTCTTTCAAAAGGCAAAGAACGAGCCTTATACAGAGCTTGTCTGATTCATCCGAATTCACCTCTGTGCCACCTGCCTGCTGGGGACTGTGAGTGACATGAATGTATGGCTAAGCTTGGTAACCAGGAATTTGGTGATTGAATTACTGTAAAGCTAGAGTTCCTAGCTTCAGGTCATATGTGAAGGTCAGGTTAAGTCTATCTAGTGTgatattttaaacacacacacacaatgtttttATCCATGGCTCTTGGTTCATAACACTCATAGCCCTTGCTACAGTCTTTTGTTATATTTGGGGTGCTTTAGGGCCCAAAgcaggcctcagaaaacagaatctccctctcttaccttctccttccctccttccacttGCTCCTTTCTCTCCCCAATGCTTTTCTGTCTTGGAGCTGGCTGTAAAGAAATTCTGTGACCTATGTTGTCTGTTTGTACGTCATAAGATCCCCATTTCAGAAGGGTTCCTGTTCCAtaccctggaggaaggaatgctgcaggtgaagaagaatctgaacagacagccGTTGCAGGGTTTCCCCAGTCAGTCTGCTAGTATTGGATCATGCCCTTTTTGTTCAGTCACATTTCTAGGCCCTTGCAATTCCTGGTCTTTTCCAAGAGCCAATCATACCTATTCaataaagtctcaaaaaaaaaaaaaaaagaaaaagaaaaagaaaagctcgAGAGGACAGGGTTTGGAAGCTTCTGGAGAGCAGAACATGTGAAGGTCCCTGGAGGATGGTGTGCCTAGAGAgagcatggaagctctgtgctCCTTCTTACATGCCTTtacctatgcatctcttcatccaTATCCTTCATCATAGCCTTTATAAGCTGGTAAACATgttttccctgagttctgtgagccactctagcaagttaatcaaacccaaagagagTGTTGTGGAAACTCCAACTTGAAGCTGTCaagtcagaagttctggaggcctggACTTGCATTTGGTAGGAAGGAGGAGGCAATCTTGGGAGCTGAGCCCTCAACCAGTGGAACCTTATGGTATCTCCAGGTAGAGAGTGTTGAAATTGAATTGGAGgatacccagctggtgtctgctgcagagTAGATTGCTTGCTTGGGATACGGGGAGAAATCCCCATACATTTgatcacagaagtcttctgtgttgatgattgttgtggtgtgagagcagaggaaaaagttTGAGTTTTTCCACACTCAGACATAGGCCTTGATAAGACATTTTCTCATTCCTTGAAGATTTTTATATGTGAGATATTTAGCCATTTTGAATGTTTCTGTACTGTGATGTATCATTTACTTGTCTTGAAGTCCTTGCCTTTGGGGATTGTCCAGGTAGCTAAACAACTTTACTACACACATTGCCTTCTTGAGAGCATTGGTATAGGTGGAATCCTGACCTAGTGCGAGCCCTGTTCTGACAGCCCAAGCCCCTGATGTATTCAGTGCCTTTGGAACTGTGAGCTAGTAAAAGCAGTTTCCACCAGGTCAATAACACAAAAGTTGTTGGATAAAGTCTTCTGTAGGTAGGAGAGGCTATAGTAGCATttttagtatatatgtatatggttgTGGGGACattagtatttgatttttttttttttggtaactctACTTGTTGGTCATTCTTTCTAATCTTTTCTAGTTATAGATGTAGTCAGGCTTTGAGAAGGACCATATCTAATGTGAGGCCTAGGGGCTGACTTTAAGTATTCCTATGGCCTTTGTCCTGTGGGGAATGAAGGATTTTAGTTGTGGCCCTGCTTGTCCTGAGGGCCCTTCAGGACTTGTCTTCTTCCTAAAAAGAAGGTTTTACTATGGGCTTTCCTTTGTCAAATAAATTAATTGTTAATCAGTTGTTGGAAATCTTAAGAAATTTGAAATAGATTGATGTTTCAGCGAATTGAActtcctgaagttgcttattcgATTGAAAtggctcatcctgtaatcccagcactttgggaggcagaggtgagatgatcacttgaggccaggagttcgagactagcctggttggcagagtgagactgtgtcttttaaaagaattaaaaaaattagctgggcatggtggcatgttcccATAGTACTAGCtatgtgggaagctgaggcagtaggattgtatgagcccaggagtttgaagatgagtttgtgtgtgtgtgggggggcattgatagtttatatatattataaacatatatacaagaTATATTGTATatcttgtatatatatttaaaacaggtaaaatcacacatatataaaacaaatatatgtcaaagattttatttaactcactAAATTAATGAGGGAACTGGAAAGGTTATTAGAACCTGTTCataggtgtcttagtccattttgtgctgctataatagaatacctgagaatgagtaatttataatgaacagaaatgtttTGGCTTATACTTCTGGAGGCTacgaagtccaatatcaaggcgTTGGCATCTGGTGAGAGAGACAGATGTTGAAGTGCTATGGGTGGGCACCAATCCTacccatgagggtggagccctctgacctaatcacctcttaaaggtcccacttcttaatattgttataatggcaattaaatttcaacgtGAGTTTTGGTGGAGATGTTCAAAGCATAACAGGAGAAGTCAACTGTAAGCTCATATGTagtaaaaaaatcttaaaatgaatTTAGAAGATCTGTTAATAATTGTGTCTCACAGAACactattaatttgcatttcaatgAACAAAACTTACTTGCTTTGTTAACAGTTTTCTGCAAGTTAAAGTGTATCTCTATACAGTCGTCATATATCTTAAAGACAAAGGCACATACCTTCTTAGAGTCAGACAATACAAGCAGGTTCCAGCATCCCATTGGAAGGATATCCAGTAGTCTCTTTTGCTCATTTCAAAGTCTTAAGTTTTTCCTTACAATATTGaactcatctataaagtggaaaTAGTGGCTCTGTAGGTCATAAGTGATTGTTGTGAGATTTGGCtttatattaacatttataaGTCTTCttggtaggtgcttaataaatggtagctgcCGCTTTGGTGTTCACTTGGCTTTGCCTTGCAAAGGCAGGAGATAGATGTCAGGAAGTTGCTTAGGCACTGAGCTGCATATTAGTTCCTGACTGTTAGTACCCTGGCCTCGTTTTGCTCTTTGTGGTCTAGTAGACTCAGCTGAGCTTTTACTCTTTGGTCTGCTTGCAGGtaccttctttgtttcttcttgtttGGTCTGCTTGTAGGtaccttctttgtttcttcttgtttGGTCTGCTTGTAGGTAGGCTCCGTATTGTGATGTCTGCCTGTACTTTGTACTCAGGAAGTGCTCTGCATTTATTATGATCCTTTCTATTGCAGATGAAGACTATTTTTCATGTTCTTAACTAAGCCTTTGccctctttccattttctctgagGCAGGCTCATGCAAAATGAGCACCCCTTGGTGTCACCTAGGCAG encodes:
- the RPIA gene encoding ribose-5-phosphate isomerase isoform X1 — its product is MQRPGPFSTLYGRVLAPLPGRAGGAASGGGGNSWDLPGSHVRLPGRAQSGTRGGAGNTSTSCGDSNSICPAPSTMSKAEEAKKLAGRAAVENHVRNNQVLGIGSGSTIVHAVQRIAERVKQENLNLVCIPTSFQARQLILQYGLTLSDLDRHPEIDLAIDGADEVDADLNLIKGGGCEIV